One part of the Mesorhizobium sp. M4B.F.Ca.ET.058.02.1.1 genome encodes these proteins:
- a CDS encoding prolyl-tRNA synthetase associated domain-containing protein → MPKTEAELNAFLANLGISVSTVRHPPLYTVADSQALRGEIAGGHTKNLFLKDKKDNFFLVSVGEEAEVDLKQIHHLIGAASRVSFGKPEMLMELLGVIPGAVTVFGLINDSGRRVKVVLDQELMSHAVVNAHPLTNEATTSIASADLVRFVEATGHDAVILKVSA, encoded by the coding sequence ATGCCGAAGACCGAAGCCGAGCTCAATGCCTTTCTTGCCAACCTCGGCATCAGCGTGTCGACGGTGCGCCACCCGCCGCTCTACACGGTCGCCGATTCGCAGGCGTTGCGCGGCGAGATCGCCGGCGGCCACACCAAGAACCTTTTCCTCAAGGACAAGAAGGACAATTTCTTCCTCGTCAGCGTCGGCGAGGAGGCGGAGGTCGATCTCAAACAGATACATCATCTGATCGGCGCCGCCAGCCGGGTGTCGTTCGGCAAGCCGGAAATGCTGATGGAACTGCTCGGCGTCATTCCGGGCGCGGTCACTGTCTTCGGCCTGATCAACGACAGCGGGCGGCGGGTCAAGGTCGTGCTCGACCAGGAGTTGATGAGCCATGCGGTCGTCAACGCCCACCCGCTCACCAACGAGGCGACGACCTCGATCGCCTCGGCCGACCTCGTCAGATTCGTCGAGGCAACCGGACACGATGCTGTTATCTTGAAAGTCTCGGCTTGA